The Chamaesiphon minutus PCC 6605 DNA window GCTCTTCATCCGATAACTCCCTTCTACGAAGCACGCCTACTATCATACCACGATCGCGATTTAATCTGAGATTTCGTCTGATACCCGTCTAATTCCAGATAAGAATAATTATCTGGAATTGAGAAATGATGGTAAAATTGAAATTGCGCCGTACAGCCAACGTTGGCAGCCACTCTCCTCAAATTTCTCGGTAATCTCACATCTGTGAAGTCAGGGAAGGGCGAAAGGAACAGACTTACGATCGATATTCAAGATCCGAGCGATAATAGTAGCTATGTATTATTAGTGATATGAATTTAAAAGAAGTAGAAGACTTAATCTCAACTGCTAAAGATAAAAACCTCCAAAGAATTAGTATCGAGCATGGGAATTTGGGAGCTTTACCAAGTTCGATCGGGCAAGTTACTAGTCTGTTGAGGCTTACTCTTGTTAATAATATGTTAAAAACTCTACCCGAATCTATCGGCCAACTTACCAACCTAAAAAGCCTAGAAATCAGAGATAATCGATTAACAACTTTACCAGAGTCGATCGAACTACTTACTAATCTTGAATCACTCGAACTCTGGAATAATCGACTGATAAATTTACCAGAATCCATCGGAAGACTGACTAATCTCACGTTGCTGGATCTCCAACAAAACCAACTTACCACTTTACCCGAATCGGTCGGACAACTGACTAGTCTTAATTACATCGAACTCGGCAACAACCAGCTTACCAGTTTGCCAGACTCTTTTAAGAATCTGATCGATCTTCAGTCGCTCCAGCTCAGTGATAATCAATTCACCAGCGTACCCGAATCAATCGGGGAACTAACTAACCTCAAGTGGTTAGATCTCGACGGAAATCAATTAACAAACTTACCAGAATTTATCGGCGAGTTTTCTAATCTTAAACGTCTGAAAATACAAGATAATCACTTAACAAGTTTGCCACTCTGGTTTACCAAGCTTGAAAAACTCGAACGACTCGAATTAAGTAATAATCCCTTGACCGATCTTTCGATTCTACAATCTTTACCTAAGCTAAAGGAAGTTGTCTTTTTTGATGTTAGCCTTCCCCCTAGATATTGGATTGAAATCAATGAGTGGAAGCCAGAGTGGTTGTTAGATGAA harbors:
- a CDS encoding leucine-rich repeat domain-containing protein codes for the protein MNLKEVEDLISTAKDKNLQRISIEHGNLGALPSSIGQVTSLLRLTLVNNMLKTLPESIGQLTNLKSLEIRDNRLTTLPESIELLTNLESLELWNNRLINLPESIGRLTNLTLLDLQQNQLTTLPESVGQLTSLNYIELGNNQLTSLPDSFKNLIDLQSLQLSDNQFTSVPESIGELTNLKWLDLDGNQLTNLPEFIGEFSNLKRLKIQDNHLTSLPLWFTKLEKLERLELSNNPLTDLSILQSLPKLKEVVFFDVSLPPRYWIEINEWKPEWLLDESNPTIEQILIEQIGDERIRQELGSRFDIEPSRTVKKQLSIDEMQSLDWKALEQQPLSVALKMVAKTGLIYGGGFNSGDSLSTSYWLGSEHQDYFSVRFYHSLYDSPLDPENIVSRVEVKLDRTT